The following proteins are encoded in a genomic region of Thermovenabulum gondwanense:
- a CDS encoding energy-coupling factor transporter transmembrane component T family protein: MKNIASSAIALSLVIYIIEVSLFNDIRFLIYNLVITLAVFALYNFRFIEAVRNSKIPVLFSAFMVFFAYILNMDFGYQKYVIIFLKSFEAILIVSTFNTMFSFSKVITGFKKIGLLSVLADMVFLTYRYFDVIFKELESMEKALISKGFKRGRGFWEWNTMKILGYLVGSLFIRSAERSERVYNAMLSRGYSGKLVLKEEESLFASNLIFIAGILIPPAILLFIEKVY; this comes from the coding sequence GTGAAAAACATCGCTTCTTCTGCTATAGCCCTGAGTTTGGTGATTTATATTATAGAAGTATCACTTTTTAACGACATAAGGTTTTTAATATATAACCTTGTTATTACCTTAGCGGTATTTGCACTATATAATTTTAGATTTATTGAGGCGGTAAGAAATTCAAAAATACCAGTTTTATTCTCCGCTTTTATGGTTTTCTTTGCATATATTCTTAACATGGATTTCGGATATCAAAAATACGTTATCATATTTCTTAAAAGCTTTGAAGCAATTCTTATTGTTTCTACTTTTAACACGATGTTTTCCTTTTCCAAGGTCATAACCGGGTTTAAAAAAATAGGCCTTCTTAGCGTTCTGGCAGATATGGTTTTTCTTACCTACCGATATTTTGATGTAATATTTAAAGAACTGGAAAGCATGGAAAAAGCCTTAATTTCTAAAGGATTCAAAAGAGGCAGAGGTTTCTGGGAATGGAATACCATGAAAATTCTTGGCTATTTAGTGGGAAGCTTGTTTATAAGGTCTGCAGAACGCAGTGAAAGAGTATATAATGCCATGCTCTCCAGAGGATATAGCGGAAAGCTTGTATTAAAGGAAGAAGAAAGCCTCTTTGCTTCAAACCTTATTTTTATAGCAGGTATTTTAATACCTCCCGCAATTTTACTATTTATAGAAAAGGTGTATTGA